A region of the Marmota flaviventris isolate mMarFla1 chromosome 3, mMarFla1.hap1, whole genome shotgun sequence genome:
atttaatctatatttttagaataaaataaacatgaaaaaaatataatattggaagccataaatatatatatagcttttacttATCAGTTAATAATAAGTAGCAGTATTTACCAAAGTGTGTGCCTCAGGAAAGCTGTTTGTCGAGTACACTCCACCAAAAAAGGGATTCTTTAGTCAAGTAAGTTTGAGAAATTCTGCCGAGTGcccttttctttatcctttatgGTGCATTAGCTCATCCTGACAGGAAAACCTgtgaatttagttttaaaaacccCAGCAGCTTccgaggctcaggcaggaggattgcaagttcaaagccagcctcagcaaaagtgaggcgctaagcaactcagtgagaccccgtctctaaatcaaatacacaatagggctggggatatggctcagtggtccaatgcccctgaattcaatccccagtacaaaaaaaagaaactagtgGGTtccatatttttggtttttatttcagaccccaccccacccacacgtACATAATCTCCCCCTGAGACCCATGTCCTGTGAGGCCACACTGGAGTCGTCCTGCACAGTGGCATGCCCAGTTCTGCTGGCATCAGGTGTTGGAACATCTATCTGATCTCGTTGctgttttctctcctccttttcctgcCAGGGTTCTGACCTATCCATCTAGCCCCATGATGGCTGTGGACATAGAGTACAGATACAACTGCATGGCCCCATCCTTGCGCCGCGAGCGGTTTGCCTTCAAGATCTCCCCCAAGCCCAGCAAGCCGCTGAGGCCTTGCATTCAACTGGGCAGCCGGAATGAAGCCAGCGGGCTGGTGGCCCCTGCGGTGCAGGAGAAAAAGGTGAAAAAGCGGGTGTCCTTCGCAGACAACCAAGGACTGGCCCTCACAATGGTCAAAGTGTTCTCGGAATTTGATGACCCGTTAGATATTCCCTTTAACATCACCGAGCTCCTAGACAACATTGTGAGTCTGACGACAGCAGAGAGCGAGAGCTTTGTTCTGGATTTTTCACAGCCTTCTGCAGATTACTTGGACTTTAGAAATCGACTTCAGGCCAACCATGTCTGCCTCGAAAACTGTGTGCTGAAGGACAAAGCCATCGCGGGCACCGTGAAGGTGCAGAACCTGGCATTCGAGAAGATTGTGAAAATCAGAATGACATTTGACACCTGGAAAAGCTTCACAGACTTTCCTTGTCGGTATGTGAAGGACACTTACGCTGGTTCAGACAGGGACACGTTCTCCTTTGACATTAGCTTACCTGAGAAAATTCAGTCTTATGAAAGAATGGAGTTTGCTGTGTGCTACGAGTGCAACGGCCAGGCGTACTGGGACAGCAACAGGGGCAAAAACTATCGGATCATCCAGGCTGAGTTGAAATCCACTCAGGGAACCGTGGAGCCACATAATGGACCGGATTTTGGAATCTCCTTAGACCAGTTTGGAAGCCCTCGGTGTTCCTACGGTCTGTTTCCCGAGTGGCCTAGTTACTTAGGATATGAAAAGCTAGGGCCCTACTATTAGTGACTGCAGTTCACAGGTGTGTGGCCCTGGTCACCATGCAATGGAGAAGCCAAGAGAAGAGCCGAATGAACTGCTGTTAGGCCCAGTTTTCACAAAGAAAGAATcctgtctattttttttcttaaaccagCACATTCAGCCAGGTTTAGATCATAGAACTGGTTTCTCATTCAGAGGGTTCGCTGGGTCCTCTGTGGCACCCAAGGTGGCCACTTGGGAATGAGCAGGATGCTGCCAGAAAGAGTCGGGTAGGAACCAAGCCTGTGGGCAGTGTGGCGAGGCCGGAGGAGCCTGACCTCTTCTCTACACCCAGATGTGGGAAGCAGTGGGAAGCAGTCACCCCCATCAGACCCTCTCCATCCACGGGGTTCTCTGCATCCGCCAGGTCttttctgctgctgctgttcATATCTACTCAGAAGCACCCCTTATCTCTGTGCTGTGACACAACAGCCTGACATTATGTCACCCATTTGTAATAACAGCTACAGAAGAGAGATGGGATCTGCTCATTTTTTGTGCAAATTatgttttgcatttcatttttttccaccgTTCATCCAATGTTCAG
Encoded here:
- the Ppp1r3b gene encoding protein phosphatase 1 regulatory subunit 3B isoform X1, which translates into the protein MSCTRVLTYPSSPMMAVDIEYRYNCMAPSLRRERFAFKISPKPSKPLRPCIQLGSRNEASGLVAPAVQEKKVKKRVSFADNQGLALTMVKVFSEFDDPLDIPFNITELLDNIVSLTTAESESFVLDFSQPSADYLDFRNRLQANHVCLENCVLKDKAIAGTVKVQNLAFEKIVKIRMTFDTWKSFTDFPCRYVKDTYAGSDRDTFSFDISLPEKIQSYERMEFAVCYECNGQAYWDSNRGKNYRIIQAELKSTQGTVEPHNGPDFGISLDQFGSPRCSYGLFPEWPSYLGYEKLGPYY
- the Ppp1r3b gene encoding protein phosphatase 1 regulatory subunit 3B isoform X2, producing MMAVDIEYRYNCMAPSLRRERFAFKISPKPSKPLRPCIQLGSRNEASGLVAPAVQEKKVKKRVSFADNQGLALTMVKVFSEFDDPLDIPFNITELLDNIVSLTTAESESFVLDFSQPSADYLDFRNRLQANHVCLENCVLKDKAIAGTVKVQNLAFEKIVKIRMTFDTWKSFTDFPCRYVKDTYAGSDRDTFSFDISLPEKIQSYERMEFAVCYECNGQAYWDSNRGKNYRIIQAELKSTQGTVEPHNGPDFGISLDQFGSPRCSYGLFPEWPSYLGYEKLGPYY